The Flaviflexus equikiangi genome contains the following window.
GCCGCCGGAGACGCAGGACATTCTCGACTATCAGTGGAACGATGTGGCGCTTCCCTATTGGGAAGGGATGGCAGAGTACGGCAGGGAGCGGGGCGTGCGCTTCGCGGTGGAGATGCACGGGAACCAGCTCGTCTACTCCGCCTCGACGCTGCTCAGGCTGCGCGCCGCTGTCGGCCCCCAGGTGGGGGCAAACCTCGATCCCTCGCATCCGATGTGGATGGGGGCGGATCCGAGGGCTCTCGCTCGAGAGCTCGACGGGGCGATCTACAACGTCCACGTGAAAGACGTCCGCATCCAGCCTCACATCAGCGACGCGAACGGCGTTCTCGATACCCAGCCGCCCAGCGAGTACCGAACCCGCGCATGGAACTATGTCACCCTCGGGTTGGGCTATCCGGGAGGAGCGCAGTTCTGGGGCCAGCTCCTGGCAGATATTCGCGCGTCCGGGTATGACGGCGTCCTTTCGATCGAGCACGAAGACGTCGGGCGCGATGCGTATGACGGGCTCGCCCACTCGGTATCGCTCCTCACGACGGTCCTGCCGGTGGGTGCTCCCAGTTGGAAGCCGGCCGAGATTTAGATACGTTCTGTGGTGGGGCCGCATTGCGGCCCCACCACATTGCTGACGTGCGACTTCGCGGCCGCTCTCGGACATGGGGTCACCGTCGAAGCCTCAACGATGCTTCGCAAAAGTAAGGACAAAGCCGTCATCTATCACGCATTGTTGTCGCAGTTTCCGTGAGAATTTTCCCGCGATGGCGATAATGTGGCGAAATACCGGCATTTACATAGCAAATCAGGGTGCTGTCACTTGTATTGACAAGGTGTGTGTCACAGGATACATTCGAGAATGTGCTCGCTGGTGTACCACATCAAGGACGATGAGGCGGCGACACCCCGACAAGGGAGAGATGAATGAAGAAAACTCTTTTAGCGACGATCGGCGCGATGTCACTCGTGCTTTCTGCTTGCGGTACGGGAACCAGCGAGACCGAATCTGACGGCTCCGGTAACTCCGGCGGCGACGAAACGATCAAGGTCGGCGTGGTTCTCAAGACGCTCTCGAGCGAATACTGGAGCTACGTGGGCGCCGGCGTCGAAGCCGCCGCCGAAGATCTCGGTGTCGAGGTTCAGCTCCTCGGCCCCGCCTCCGAAACCGCCTACGACGAGCAGAACAACATGCTCGAAACGATGCTGGCCGACGACGCGATGGATGCCATCGTGATCGCACCGCTGCAGCCCGACTCGGTCGTCTCCGTCCTCGGCGGAACCGAGAAGCCGATCCTCTTCGTCGATACGGACGCACCCTTCGAGAACAAGGTGAGCTACATCGGCACCGGCAACGAGGAAGCAGCCCGGACAGGCGGCGAAGCGGCGGCAGAGATCGCTGGCGAAGGCGCGGAGGCTGCCTGGATCGGCGGCGTGCAGGGCAACACGACGAGCGATCAGCGTGAAGCCGGCTTCATCGCAGGCCTCGAGGCCGGCGGCGTCACCGTTGTCGCCAAGCAGTACGCCGAGGGCCTTGCCGACAAGGCTGCCTCGACGATGGAGAACATCCTGACCTCGAACCCGAACCTCACCGTTGTCGTCACGAACAACGACGAGATGGCTGCGGGCGCGGCACGTGCGGCCGACGCGGCTGGCCGTGAGCTCGTCATCTTCGGCTTCGACGGCATTCAGGCCGGCGTCCAGAACGTCATCGATGGCACCGTGACCGGTACTGTCGCCCAGGATCCCTACGGCATGGGCTACAAGTCGGTCGAAGCCGCTGTGGCAGCGATCAAGGGTGAGACGGTCGAGGAGTTCATCGACACCGGCTCGAAGATCATCACGTCCGAGAACGCTGAGGACTACCTTGCCACGCTCCGCGAGCAGCTCGGCGAGTAGCTAGTACCCGATGCCAGGAGGGCACGTGGTCACCTGCGTGCCCTCCGTCATCTCAAGACCACTGTGGAATAGGTAAGAGTTGATGACCTCTGTAGTTGAGCTCAAACACGTAACAAAGAAGTTTCCAGGTGTTGTAGCCCTGCGG
Protein-coding sequences here:
- a CDS encoding sugar phosphate isomerase/epimerase family protein, translating into MKLGLVTDSLGHLSFEEMLDACVALDIPHVEFPTGGWSNAPHCSIRALLDDSVERARFQAALADRGITISALNANGNQLHPVIGADVDRLLRDTVDLAHMLEIPTVVCMSGLPGGAAGDSMPNWITSSWPPETQDILDYQWNDVALPYWEGMAEYGRERGVRFAVEMHGNQLVYSASTLLRLRAAVGPQVGANLDPSHPMWMGADPRALARELDGAIYNVHVKDVRIQPHISDANGVLDTQPPSEYRTRAWNYVTLGLGYPGGAQFWGQLLADIRASGYDGVLSIEHEDVGRDAYDGLAHSVSLLTTVLPVGAPSWKPAEI
- a CDS encoding sugar ABC transporter substrate-binding protein; amino-acid sequence: MKKTLLATIGAMSLVLSACGTGTSETESDGSGNSGGDETIKVGVVLKTLSSEYWSYVGAGVEAAAEDLGVEVQLLGPASETAYDEQNNMLETMLADDAMDAIVIAPLQPDSVVSVLGGTEKPILFVDTDAPFENKVSYIGTGNEEAARTGGEAAAEIAGEGAEAAWIGGVQGNTTSDQREAGFIAGLEAGGVTVVAKQYAEGLADKAASTMENILTSNPNLTVVVTNNDEMAAGAARAADAAGRELVIFGFDGIQAGVQNVIDGTVTGTVAQDPYGMGYKSVEAAVAAIKGETVEEFIDTGSKIITSENAEDYLATLREQLGE